A genomic stretch from Mastacembelus armatus chromosome 7, fMasArm1.2, whole genome shotgun sequence includes:
- the LOC113145549 gene encoding cysteine and glycine-rich protein 1-like has protein sequence MPLGGGNKCGRCQKTVYFAEEVLCDGRSFHKSCFLCMVCGKNLDSTTVAAHMDEIYCKACYGKKYGPKGYGYGQGAGTLSMDKGEALGITHEEPAPHRPTNNPNASKLAQRFGGSDKCPRCGKAVYAAEKVIGAGSAWHKIGCFTCATCGKSLESTTLADKDGEIYCKACYGKNFGPKGFGYGLGAGALAHTQ, from the exons ATGCCACTTGGTGGAGGAAACAAATGTGGCCGCTGTCAGAAGACAGTTTACTTTGCAGAGGAGGTGCTATGTGATGGGCGGAGCTTCCACAAGTCCTGCTTCCTGTGCA TGGTTTGTGGTAAGAACTTGGACAGCACAACTGTTGCTGCTCATATGGATGAAATCTACTGCAAGGCATGCTATGGCAAGAAGTACGGGCCCAAAGGCTATGGTTATGGCCAAGGAGCAGGGACCCTCAGCATGGACAAGGGAGAGGCCCTGGGCATTACACATGAAGA ACCTGCTCCTCATCGTCCTACCAACAACCCAAACGCATCCAAGCTGGCTCAGAGGTTTGGAGGGTCAGACAAGTGCCCTCGCTGTGGCAAGGCAGTCTACGCTGCCGAGAAAGTGATTGGAGCTGGGAGT GCTTGGCATAAGATTGGATGTTTCACCTGTGCCACATGTGGGAAGAGCCTCGAGTCAACCACACTAGCTGACAAGGATGGAGAAATCTACTGCAAAG cGTGTTATGGCAAAAACTTTGGTCCCAAGGGATTTGGGTACGGCCTGGGCGCTGGGGCGCTGGCGCACACCCAGTAG
- the phlda3 gene encoding pleckstrin homology-like domain family A member 3, whose amino-acid sequence MSLPAKVMRDGLLEKRSSGLLQLWKKKRCLLTEDGLRLHNCKGGGGGGDAPGSAWSSKAKELRFERMATVDCVEYKRGLVYFTVVMATGKEIDFRCPQEGTAWNAEIALALVRYKNLQAVQTGRNRHLPSAHLGSTGEDEEL is encoded by the coding sequence ATGTCTCTCCCGGCCAAAGTGATGAGAGACGGGTTGTTGGAGAAGCGCAGCAGCGGGCTCCTCCAGCTGTGGAAGAAGAAGCGCTGCCTGCTCACCGAGGACGGGCTGCGCCTGCACAACTGCAAAGGCGGCGGCGGCGGTGGGGATGCTCCGGGCTCCGCGTGGAGCTCCAAAGCCAAGGAGCTGCGCTTTGAGCGCATGGCCACCGTGGACTGTGTGGAGTACAAGCGAGGGCTGGTGTACTTCACCGTGGTCATGGCCACGGGGAAGGAAATTGACTTTCGGTGTCCGCAGGAAGGGACGGCGTGGAACGCGGAGATTGCTCTGGCACTGGTGCGCTACAAAAACCTGCAGGCCGTTCAGACCGGGAGGAACCGACACCTCCCCTCGGCACACCTGGGTAGCACCGGGGAGGATGAGGAGCTCTGA